In one Vibrio sp. VB16 genomic region, the following are encoded:
- a CDS encoding type II secretion system F family protein, translating to MPNFRYQGRSTDGKQVVGDVEAPTEELAADALMNRGVIPTSITIGSSSGGGIANFDLAKLFTPSIPLEVLVIFCRQMYSLTKAGVPLLRSINGLASNTDNKQLKKALEDVVSELTNGRNLSASMGMHSNVFSSLFVSMISVGENTGRLDEVLLQLSNYYEQELETRKRIKSAMRYPTFVIVFVTLALGILNYFVIPQFASMFSRFGVDLPLPTRILIGTSNFVVSYWGAIIAGIFGALFAFKTWTSSPSGREKWDGFRLKMPIVGSIVTRAQMARFSRTFALMLKSGVPLNQSIALSAEAMGNRFLELRLLAMKSSIEAGGTVSNTAIKSGIFTPLVIQMISVGEETGRIDELLLEVADFYDREVDYDLKTLTARIEPILLVFVAGIVLILALGIFLPMWGMLDAIQGKG from the coding sequence ATGCCAAATTTTCGATATCAGGGACGAAGTACAGATGGCAAGCAAGTGGTTGGGGATGTAGAAGCCCCCACTGAAGAGCTGGCTGCCGACGCCTTGATGAATCGAGGTGTCATTCCTACCTCTATTACTATTGGTAGTTCGTCTGGTGGCGGAATCGCCAATTTTGATCTTGCTAAACTGTTCACACCATCGATTCCGTTAGAAGTGCTGGTTATATTTTGTCGTCAAATGTATAGCCTGACTAAAGCTGGCGTTCCATTGCTACGATCTATCAATGGATTGGCCTCTAATACAGACAATAAACAGCTTAAAAAGGCGTTAGAAGACGTAGTATCCGAACTGACTAACGGGCGAAATCTCTCGGCGTCAATGGGAATGCATAGCAACGTATTTAGCTCTCTGTTTGTTTCTATGATTAGCGTGGGCGAAAATACAGGGCGATTGGATGAGGTATTACTTCAGTTAAGTAATTACTATGAACAAGAATTGGAGACGAGAAAGCGAATAAAAAGTGCAATGCGGTATCCTACTTTCGTCATCGTCTTTGTTACGCTTGCGCTCGGTATCTTGAACTACTTCGTCATCCCTCAGTTTGCCAGTATGTTTAGTCGATTTGGTGTCGACCTGCCATTACCGACACGAATATTAATTGGCACGTCCAATTTTGTCGTCTCATATTGGGGAGCAATTATTGCTGGTATATTTGGCGCCTTATTTGCATTTAAAACATGGACATCAAGCCCTAGCGGCAGAGAGAAGTGGGATGGTTTTAGATTAAAAATGCCCATAGTAGGTAGCATTGTCACTCGAGCTCAAATGGCGAGGTTTTCACGAACATTTGCTCTCATGTTGAAATCAGGCGTGCCACTGAACCAATCTATTGCGCTATCAGCAGAAGCGATGGGAAATCGATTTCTTGAATTACGGCTATTGGCAATGAAAAGTTCGATAGAAGCAGGGGGTACGGTCTCAAATACCGCCATCAAAAGTGGTATTTTTACCCCATTAGTTATTCAAATGATTTCCGTAGGTGAAGAGACGGGACGTATTGATGAGCTATTATTAGAAGTGGCCGATTTTTATGATCGAGAAGTTGATTATGATCTCAAAACATTAACCGCGAGAATTGAACCTATATTGTTAGTGTTTGTCGCTGGTATTGTATTGATCTTAGCGTTGGGGATATTCCTACCAATGTGGGGGATGTTGGATGCGATACAGGGAAAAGGATAG
- a CDS encoding GspE/PulE family protein, whose amino-acid sequence MQIKLRKRLGDLLVEEGIVTEQAVEQALLAQKKTGRKLGDTLIQLGFLTETQMLEFLSQQLLLPVIDLSRADIDIDAVQLLPEVHARRLRALVIGKNGDTLRVAMSDPADLPAQESLLTRLSQYTLEFVISLEHQLVDGFDRYYRRTKEIASFAEQLQAEHQTTDSFDFGLTEGADSDEVTVVKLINSLFEDAVQVGASDIHIEPDSNVLRLRQRIDGILHETLLNEVNIASALVLRLKLMANLDISEKRLPQDGRFNIRSKGHSIDIRMSTMPVQHGESVVMRLLDQTTGVRKLEESGLPKDLLERFRHQLKRPHGMILVTGPTGSGKTTTLYGALSELNDASKKIITAEDPVEYRLPRVNQVQVNPKINLDFSTVLRTFLRQDPDIILVGEMRDQETVEIGLRAALTGHLVLSTLHTNDAVDSALRMIDMGAPGYLVASSVRAVLAQRLIRKICPDCSTKAELDTAQKIWIESRFPNQSHASFSKGRGCQNCNLTGYKGRIGVFELLEFGEDMMDALRADDTVGFAKKARKAPGYKPLLASAMELALQGVVSVDEVLGLGEGDASGNKEPIYL is encoded by the coding sequence GTGCAAATTAAACTCAGAAAAAGACTCGGTGACCTGTTGGTAGAAGAGGGCATTGTCACAGAGCAGGCGGTAGAACAGGCTCTACTTGCTCAAAAGAAGACGGGCAGGAAACTTGGCGATACGCTTATTCAACTGGGTTTCTTAACCGAAACACAGATGCTGGAATTTCTTTCTCAACAACTGCTGTTACCTGTTATCGATCTCAGCCGTGCTGATATCGATATAGATGCGGTTCAATTATTACCAGAGGTACATGCTCGTCGACTTCGTGCTCTCGTTATTGGAAAAAATGGAGATACATTACGAGTTGCAATGAGTGATCCGGCTGATTTGCCTGCGCAAGAGTCACTTTTAACAAGGCTTTCTCAGTATACGTTAGAGTTTGTTATTTCATTGGAACATCAACTCGTTGATGGCTTTGATCGCTATTATCGCCGAACCAAAGAGATCGCCTCATTTGCTGAACAGTTGCAGGCAGAGCATCAAACGACGGATTCGTTTGATTTTGGTCTGACCGAAGGTGCTGATAGTGATGAGGTAACGGTTGTTAAGCTGATCAACTCGCTGTTTGAAGACGCGGTACAGGTAGGAGCCTCTGATATTCATATCGAACCGGATTCGAATGTGTTGCGTTTGAGGCAGCGAATCGACGGTATCTTGCATGAAACGTTATTGAATGAAGTTAATATCGCCTCAGCATTGGTCCTTCGATTAAAACTGATGGCAAACTTAGATATATCGGAAAAAAGGCTGCCCCAAGATGGTCGATTTAATATTCGCTCTAAAGGCCATTCCATTGATATACGTATGTCTACTATGCCCGTTCAACATGGTGAGTCGGTTGTCATGCGTCTTTTGGATCAAACAACAGGGGTTAGGAAGTTAGAAGAATCAGGATTACCAAAAGACCTTCTCGAAAGGTTTAGGCATCAGCTTAAGCGTCCACACGGCATGATATTGGTCACTGGCCCAACAGGATCTGGGAAAACAACGACACTATATGGTGCACTGTCAGAATTAAACGACGCGTCTAAAAAGATAATCACGGCTGAAGACCCCGTTGAATATCGATTGCCAAGGGTGAATCAGGTTCAAGTTAATCCTAAAATCAATCTAGATTTTTCAACCGTTCTGCGGACATTTTTACGCCAAGATCCCGATATTATTCTTGTGGGTGAGATGCGAGATCAAGAGACGGTTGAAATCGGGTTACGTGCTGCATTAACCGGTCACCTAGTTTTGAGTACTTTGCATACGAATGACGCTGTGGATAGCGCTCTTAGGATGATAGATATGGGCGCGCCTGGTTATCTTGTCGCAAGTTCCGTAAGAGCGGTGCTCGCTCAACGATTAATTAGAAAGATCTGCCCTGATTGTAGTACGAAGGCAGAGCTAGATACCGCACAGAAAATCTGGATTGAAAGCCGTTTCCCTAACCAGTCACACGCTTCCTTCTCGAAAGGACGTGGATGTCAAAACTGTAATTTGACGGGCTACAAAGGTCGTATTGGTGTATTTGAGCTGTTAGAGTTTGGAGAAGATATGATGGATGCCCTCCGTGCGGATGACACCGTTGGATTTGCAAAAAAAGCAAGAAAAGCACCCGGGTATAAGCCTTTGCTTGCTTCTGCAATGGAGTTGGCTCTACAAGGTGTGGTGAGTGTGGATGAAGTATTAGGTCTTGGTGAAGGTGACGCTTCCGGCAATAAAGAACCTATCTATTTATAA
- a CDS encoding tetratricopeptide repeat protein, with protein sequence MSVINNALADIANKDVDKVSKLVRAEITAVKGASNLAWAVGGFTLSLCIGGWAVSQQMTTISTPIAEPLSIPTQDAQLIQPTIVTSVNSSPTSKVIENANISVYVESTATEATYVAPPVLIAQVSTPAKQKDTSVKQSVTPVEKESAMGAGTMAVEQVELTPLQLANYAIERGKKELDSNNLDGAITEFETALRYQSSDEETRKRLAALYYGKKNLRKSAELLQHGIRLNEDSQILRIALSKILVKENQPEAALSPLIYLPYNVDTDYLAMRAALAQQIKNSAVAFETYQMLVEKEPDNARWWLGLAIQQERKMMYPEAKESYLEATERVGVSKQTQSFIRDRLNILNSLEDASGAN encoded by the coding sequence ATGAGTGTGATTAATAACGCCCTAGCCGACATCGCAAACAAAGATGTCGACAAAGTATCAAAGCTAGTGAGAGCAGAAATTACGGCAGTGAAAGGTGCGAGTAATTTGGCTTGGGCGGTCGGTGGGTTTACTTTAAGCCTATGTATTGGTGGTTGGGCCGTTTCGCAACAGATGACAACAATTAGCACACCAATAGCAGAACCATTATCTATACCGACACAAGATGCTCAATTAATCCAGCCAACGATAGTGACCTCGGTGAACTCTTCGCCAACGTCAAAGGTAATAGAGAATGCAAACATCAGTGTCTATGTCGAGTCAACAGCGACAGAAGCAACCTATGTCGCCCCACCAGTCTTAATCGCGCAGGTATCGACGCCGGCAAAGCAAAAAGATACCTCGGTTAAGCAATCCGTGACACCGGTTGAAAAAGAGAGCGCTATGGGCGCAGGTACCATGGCGGTTGAACAAGTAGAACTGACCCCACTGCAGTTGGCTAATTATGCGATTGAAAGAGGAAAAAAAGAGCTTGATAGTAATAATTTAGATGGCGCTATCACCGAATTCGAAACCGCATTGAGGTATCAGTCATCGGATGAAGAGACACGTAAGCGGCTAGCTGCACTCTATTATGGAAAGAAAAATCTACGCAAGTCGGCCGAGTTATTACAACATGGAATTAGACTAAATGAAGACAGCCAGATACTTCGTATTGCTCTATCTAAGATCTTAGTAAAGGAAAACCAACCTGAAGCTGCACTGAGTCCATTAATCTATTTACCGTACAATGTGGATACCGATTACCTTGCAATGCGTGCAGCGCTTGCTCAGCAAATTAAAAATTCAGCTGTCGCATTTGAAACCTATCAAATGTTAGTAGAAAAAGAACCAGATAATGCGAGGTGGTGGTTAGGGTTAGCCATTCAGCAAGAAAGGAAAATGATGTACCCAGAGGCGAAAGAGTCGTATCTAGAAGCAACGGAAAGAGTGGGTGTCTCAAAACAGACTCAGTCATTTATACGAGATCGCCTCAATATTCTCAATAGTCTAGAGGACGCGTCTGGTGCAAATTAA
- a CDS encoding ExeA family protein has translation MYQTFFGFEKTPFGLTPMTELFQGLAPHYEALQTVISAVKMGEGVIKVTGEVGTGKTMVCRMLINQLPNNVGLVYLPNPVLSGDGLRSAIAKELGISHVEPGQMVDAIQDKLLELSLHGKQVITLIDEAQALSDEALETLRLFGNLETEDKKLLQIVLFGQPELDERLEANHMRQFRQRITFSAKLRPLTISEACAYIQYRIEMSGGDKLLFSLNQKKAIWKASKGIPRLINQICHKSLILAFGNQEKIIKNQFIYDAIQDTYDALKPKYKTPILWGWRQT, from the coding sequence ATGTACCAAACCTTTTTTGGCTTTGAAAAAACGCCATTTGGATTGACTCCAATGACCGAGCTATTTCAAGGGCTAGCGCCGCACTATGAAGCACTCCAGACCGTTATATCTGCGGTGAAAATGGGTGAAGGTGTGATAAAGGTTACAGGCGAGGTAGGGACTGGAAAAACCATGGTTTGCCGTATGTTAATAAATCAGCTCCCGAATAATGTTGGGCTGGTTTACCTACCCAACCCAGTACTTTCAGGAGATGGTCTACGCTCTGCGATTGCGAAAGAGTTAGGTATTAGTCATGTCGAACCGGGTCAGATGGTTGATGCGATTCAAGACAAGTTGTTGGAACTCTCTTTACATGGAAAGCAGGTAATCACTTTGATCGATGAAGCTCAGGCATTGAGTGATGAAGCTTTAGAGACGCTGCGTTTGTTTGGTAACTTAGAAACGGAAGATAAAAAGCTCTTACAGATCGTTTTGTTTGGTCAGCCAGAATTGGATGAGCGTTTGGAAGCGAATCATATGCGACAGTTCAGACAACGAATTACTTTTAGTGCCAAGTTACGTCCACTGACAATTTCTGAGGCATGTGCTTACATACAGTATCGAATAGAGATGAGTGGTGGAGATAAACTACTCTTCTCTTTAAATCAGAAAAAAGCGATATGGAAAGCAAGCAAAGGTATACCTAGACTGATCAATCAGATTTGCCATAAAAGTTTAATTTTAGCGTTTGGAAATCAAGAAAAAATAATAAAAAACCAATTTATATACGACGCAATTCAAGATACCTATGATGCGCTCAAACCAAAATACAAAACGCCGATATTATGGGGTTGGAGACAGACATGA
- the mshL gene encoding pilus (MSHA type) biogenesis protein MshL has translation MRKVVVGILIASLVGCSMGHRDPVEIKQELNEAANNANNRSLDELPASVQADLMPELDNNTGVAFTSLKRFRVQADGVEAKTFFASIINGTEYSAVIHPNVSGRMTVNLSDVTLDEVLNVARDMYGYDIIKTGKIIQVYPAGMRTETLPVDYLQLKRNGRSLTSITTSTVSTEDDDDNSDSNSNSNSSNSNSSSNSNSNSNSSSSSNTGGTTIETTSESDFWSQLQSTVESLIGSEDGRSVTVNPQAGVLTVRAQPSEIRDIKQFLSISHERLQRQVILEAKILEVTLSDGYQQGINWSNIGASIGSGSVDIARTAVSTILPGQDTIGELLGGQTNVTISDGNFEAVLSFMSTQGDLNVLSSPRVTAANNQKAVIKVGVDEYFVTGVTIDYIEVGDTSTPTTEYELTPFFSGISLDVTPQIDGKGNVMLHVHPAVIDVEEKTYEFLNDAPMARSSIRESDSIIRARDGDVVVIGGLMKSNTFDRVSKVPLLGDIPGLGHLFRNTSEYTEKTELVILLKPTVVGVHTWQQEVERSRDLLQEWFPDSE, from the coding sequence ATGCGTAAAGTTGTCGTTGGAATTTTAATTGCGTCATTGGTGGGATGTTCAATGGGGCACCGGGATCCTGTTGAAATAAAGCAAGAACTTAATGAAGCTGCAAATAATGCAAATAATCGAAGTCTTGATGAGTTGCCAGCTTCGGTTCAAGCAGATTTGATGCCGGAACTCGATAATAATACAGGCGTCGCTTTCACCTCTTTAAAACGATTCAGAGTTCAGGCTGATGGTGTTGAGGCCAAAACATTTTTTGCCAGCATCATTAATGGTACGGAATATAGCGCTGTGATTCATCCTAATGTTTCTGGTCGAATGACGGTTAATTTATCAGACGTAACCTTAGATGAGGTACTTAATGTTGCAAGAGATATGTACGGTTATGACATCATTAAAACAGGGAAAATCATACAGGTTTACCCTGCCGGGATGCGTACAGAAACCCTACCTGTTGATTATCTGCAACTAAAAAGGAATGGCCGCTCATTAACCAGTATTACGACCAGTACCGTCTCTACAGAAGATGATGACGATAATAGCGATAGTAATTCTAATTCGAACTCGTCAAATTCGAACAGCTCATCGAATTCCAATTCCAATTCCAATTCTAGCTCAAGCAGTAATACCGGCGGAACAACCATTGAAACCACAAGTGAAAGTGACTTTTGGTCTCAGCTTCAAAGCACCGTAGAGAGCCTAATTGGCTCTGAAGACGGAAGAAGTGTGACCGTAAACCCGCAAGCCGGCGTCTTAACAGTTAGAGCTCAACCTAGTGAAATTCGGGATATTAAGCAGTTTTTGAGTATCTCTCACGAGAGATTGCAACGACAAGTCATTTTAGAAGCCAAGATATTAGAAGTGACACTCAGCGATGGTTACCAACAAGGTATCAACTGGTCAAATATTGGTGCGTCTATAGGCAGCGGTTCAGTTGATATTGCCAGAACGGCTGTTTCCACCATATTACCGGGACAAGATACGATAGGCGAACTTCTAGGTGGCCAAACCAATGTCACTATTTCGGATGGAAATTTTGAGGCGGTGTTGAGTTTCATGTCAACGCAGGGCGATCTTAACGTGCTTTCGAGCCCGCGCGTAACAGCAGCTAACAACCAGAAGGCCGTAATCAAAGTTGGAGTAGACGAGTACTTTGTAACTGGGGTCACAATAGATTATATCGAAGTCGGAGATACAAGTACCCCAACAACGGAGTATGAGTTAACGCCATTTTTCTCAGGGATATCTCTAGATGTGACACCTCAGATCGACGGAAAAGGAAACGTTATGTTGCATGTTCATCCTGCCGTCATTGATGTAGAAGAGAAAACCTATGAATTTCTTAACGATGCCCCGATGGCACGCTCATCGATTAGAGAGTCCGACTCAATCATCAGAGCGCGCGACGGTGATGTTGTCGTGATAGGTGGTTTGATGAAATCGAATACCTTCGACAGGGTATCAAAAGTGCCGTTGTTAGGCGATATTCCTGGGTTAGGTCACTTGTTTAGAAATACATCTGAATATACCGAAAAAACAGAGCTAGTTATTTTACTGAAACCAACCGTTGTTGGTGTACATACATGGCAGCAGGAAGTAGAACGTTCTCGTGATCTTTTGCAGGAGTGGTTTCCCGACTCGGAGTAA
- a CDS encoding MSHA biogenesis protein MshK: protein MVNCRMILVGLCLIFVALKTMAAQDPTAPLNWIAPKTAVSKKVKKTYPVPTLQSIVCREESNCYAVLDDKLANVDDLISGYKVKKITQKEVTVVRGNVVHHLALFKLDIKN from the coding sequence GTGGTTAATTGTCGAATGATTTTGGTGGGATTGTGCCTGATTTTTGTTGCATTGAAAACGATGGCAGCTCAAGACCCAACAGCCCCTCTAAATTGGATCGCACCTAAGACGGCTGTTAGCAAAAAAGTAAAAAAAACATATCCGGTGCCTACCCTGCAAAGTATTGTGTGCAGAGAGGAATCGAATTGCTATGCGGTACTGGATGATAAGTTAGCCAATGTGGATGATCTCATTAGTGGTTACAAAGTAAAAAAGATCACACAGAAAGAAGTAACAGTAGTGCGAGGAAATGTTGTGCATCATTTGGCTCTGTTTAAATTAGATATAAAGAATTAA
- a CDS encoding MSHA biogenesis protein MshJ, translating to MQRWNQLSEKFALLSQREKWLISGGGLVALFFILLTLLIDPIQNLSTAKKKQSKAESIQITKFETEIAGLKEQLLTDPNVELDIQLIRLSDESQDLSFELAEFVGGLLSPSDMAEVLETVLDNSVTLKLISLQSLPAEAILSDANEHAGYFIHPVRLELTGKYFDIKAYLATLESMKVRYFWRSFEYEVDAYPKAKLVLVVYTLGTRQEFIGG from the coding sequence ATGCAGAGATGGAATCAGCTGTCAGAAAAGTTTGCACTATTATCTCAGCGAGAAAAATGGTTAATTTCAGGTGGCGGTTTAGTCGCGCTATTTTTTATCCTACTCACTCTATTAATCGATCCTATTCAAAATCTAAGTACAGCAAAGAAAAAGCAAAGCAAGGCTGAATCAATACAGATTACTAAATTTGAAACAGAAATAGCTGGGCTTAAAGAGCAATTACTCACTGATCCTAATGTCGAATTGGATATACAATTAATACGGTTATCTGATGAAAGTCAGGATCTTTCATTTGAATTGGCTGAATTTGTAGGTGGATTGCTCTCACCGTCTGATATGGCTGAAGTACTCGAAACAGTGCTAGATAATAGTGTGACGCTAAAACTTATCTCGCTTCAGTCTCTTCCCGCAGAGGCGATTTTATCGGACGCCAACGAACATGCTGGCTATTTTATACATCCCGTTAGGTTAGAATTGACTGGAAAGTATTTTGATATTAAAGCCTATCTTGCAACATTAGAGTCGATGAAGGTGAGATATTTTTGGCGCAGTTTTGAGTATGAAGTTGATGCATACCCTAAAGCAAAATTGGTGCTGGTGGTATACACCTTAGGAACAAGACAGGAGTTCATTGGTGGTTAA
- a CDS encoding MSHA biogenesis protein MshI, whose product MNVRSLFSKLTSSSNNKDQLRIVIQVDAIYIRSSDKASEETLLFPIESSWDAALKVALSSFTSNKYSATVVFSSNYYQLYQIDKPELPKDEWSVALPFLLKDLVNERVTDIVADAYLLPDGRRAQAYVLSKKYLTPLIGILDNANIALSRIVPEDEVWGHVQSDINNFMLLYRGMKDSYKISAFVETKNRFQRVIRGVVPPLTGVASSELQLDSIALELQRSIDYLSSQLRDAAFNHLLVLCDEDNTEELVSALSERLSTQVSALNMTDQLSCGQVLCNTLPLIPDDGINLYPAHLKPKKERFTLKSVFSSWLLLSLVMGGYYGYMNYEIAGIDQELTVKTRNKERLADEFETLSYQAANHKPNPAKLKAIDRLTVDIDAKKATLKAINQFDDSLKEGYSGVMASLSELGRDDISISHIELNEKILNLKGVARTPSSVPKWVKQFKTELNLVGRTFESLNIGRNEEDIVTFELVTQVESKNSLSVGEE is encoded by the coding sequence ATGAATGTTCGTTCACTATTTAGTAAGTTAACTTCTTCATCTAATAATAAAGATCAACTTAGAATCGTCATTCAAGTTGATGCTATTTATATCAGGTCTTCTGATAAGGCGAGTGAAGAGACGTTACTGTTTCCAATTGAGTCTAGTTGGGATGCCGCACTGAAAGTTGCGCTTAGTTCTTTTACCAGTAATAAGTATTCGGCAACGGTCGTTTTTAGCTCTAATTATTATCAACTTTATCAAATAGATAAGCCAGAGCTTCCTAAAGACGAATGGTCGGTTGCATTGCCGTTTCTATTGAAAGATCTGGTAAATGAAAGAGTGACGGATATAGTAGCCGATGCCTATTTGTTGCCGGATGGTCGACGTGCACAGGCTTATGTTCTGAGTAAAAAATACCTAACACCACTTATTGGTATATTGGATAATGCGAATATTGCTTTATCTCGGATTGTTCCAGAAGATGAAGTTTGGGGGCATGTACAAAGTGATATAAATAATTTCATGCTGCTTTATCGCGGAATGAAAGACAGCTATAAAATAAGTGCTTTTGTAGAAACGAAAAATAGATTTCAAAGAGTCATTCGAGGTGTTGTACCACCACTGACTGGTGTGGCTTCAAGCGAATTACAACTCGATAGTATTGCTCTTGAATTGCAAAGATCAATCGATTATTTGTCATCTCAGTTGCGTGATGCGGCTTTCAATCATCTATTGGTACTTTGTGATGAAGACAATACTGAAGAGTTAGTTAGCGCTTTATCTGAACGGTTAAGTACTCAAGTTTCTGCGTTGAATATGACTGACCAATTGTCATGTGGTCAGGTATTATGCAATACACTTCCACTGATTCCTGATGATGGCATAAATCTATACCCTGCTCACCTTAAGCCCAAAAAAGAACGGTTTACTTTAAAGAGCGTTTTTTCGTCATGGCTTCTTCTCTCGTTAGTTATGGGAGGATATTACGGCTATATGAACTATGAAATCGCTGGGATAGATCAAGAGTTGACGGTAAAGACAAGGAACAAAGAACGATTAGCGGATGAGTTTGAAACGCTTAGCTATCAAGCCGCGAATCATAAACCTAACCCAGCGAAGCTTAAAGCGATTGATAGGTTAACCGTCGATATTGATGCGAAAAAAGCGACGCTTAAAGCGATTAATCAATTTGATGACTCTCTGAAAGAAGGGTATTCCGGTGTCATGGCGTCACTGTCTGAATTGGGCCGAGATGATATCTCGATATCTCATATCGAATTGAATGAGAAAATACTTAATCTTAAAGGAGTAGCAAGGACGCCAAGTAGTGTTCCTAAATGGGTTAAGCAATTTAAAACGGAACTTAACTTGGTAGGAAGAACCTTTGAAAGTCTGAATATCGGCCGAAACGAAGAGGACATCGTTACGTTTGAACTGGTGACTCAAGTTGAATCAAAAAATTCTCTTTCTGTAGGAGAAGAATAA